One genomic segment of Leptolyngbya sp. CCY15150 includes these proteins:
- a CDS encoding TIGR01777 family oxidoreductase gives MKVAITGATGFVGSRLVERLSQAGHSVVVFTRNLGHANRVFPSSSFPTVTNIAYTPTQAGEWQQAIAGCDGVVNLAGEPIAESRWTPDRKRMIVESRQLTTRLLVDAIAQADPKPSVLVSGSAIGYYGTSETASFDETSGAGDDFLAQVCQAWEAEAMRVKASGTRLVILRTGIVLGLEGGAIAKMITPFRLFAGGPLGTGKQWVSWIHRDDLVELIIQSLSQPGYEGVLNATAPNPVRMAEFCHVMGEALNRPSWLPVPEIALEALLGDAAKMVLEGQQVLPQRTQAAGFHYQFADIQSALRDVLS, from the coding sequence ATGAAGGTTGCCATCACGGGTGCAACAGGATTTGTGGGAAGTCGTTTGGTGGAACGACTGAGCCAAGCGGGCCATTCTGTCGTGGTATTCACCCGCAACCTAGGTCATGCTAATCGGGTGTTTCCCTCGTCATCCTTTCCCACAGTTACCAACATTGCCTACACACCAACCCAGGCCGGCGAGTGGCAGCAGGCGATCGCTGGTTGTGATGGCGTGGTGAATTTGGCCGGTGAGCCCATTGCAGAAAGCCGCTGGACGCCGGATCGCAAGCGGATGATTGTGGAAAGCCGCCAACTGACAACCCGTTTGCTGGTGGATGCGATCGCCCAGGCGGATCCGAAACCGTCTGTGTTGGTCAGCGGTTCTGCCATCGGCTACTACGGCACCAGTGAAACCGCGAGCTTTGATGAAACCAGCGGCGCGGGGGATGATTTTCTGGCGCAGGTCTGTCAAGCCTGGGAAGCGGAAGCTATGCGCGTCAAAGCAAGCGGCACGCGGTTGGTGATTCTGCGCACGGGTATTGTGCTTGGGCTAGAGGGAGGAGCGATCGCCAAGATGATTACCCCCTTTCGCCTCTTTGCGGGTGGTCCCTTGGGGACTGGTAAGCAGTGGGTGTCTTGGATCCATCGCGATGACCTTGTGGAGCTGATCATCCAATCGCTCAGCCAGCCAGGCTACGAGGGCGTGCTCAATGCCACTGCTCCCAACCCGGTGCGGATGGCGGAATTTTGTCACGTAATGGGCGAGGCGCTCAACCGTCCATCCTGGCTGCCGGTGCCAGAGATTGCCCTAGAAGCTCTTTTGGGCGATGCTGCCAAGATGGTTTTAGAGGGACAGCAGGTGCTCCCTCAACGAACTCAAGCGGCTGGGTTTCACTATCAGTTTGCAGATATCCAATCGGCACTGCGCGACGTTCTCAGCTAG